From a single Zygotorulaspora mrakii chromosome 2, complete sequence genomic region:
- the SAE2 gene encoding ssDNA endodeoxyribonuclease SAE2 (similar to Saccharomyces cerevisiae SAE2 (YGL175C); ancestral locus Anc_8.128) codes for MKLRSNLNSLLELDLNGLIAVQRDITRLIELKVDELQSNTKKNPVNRNCAGQKSSQKNATFENKENVEFQETIVGESDYWDSQDYILTQFDNKAREKSPRKPYNEQQILQIASSQEAFKKTDLSSPLKESQPLEDSVKLCMGKNLNNKGNAITLTAGPKFDHYQNLLNENNTNCNNHCLAGSSTSVKDKNIDSEVPKREFIEHISFNKHPLNKRAWILEDFKRNENANLGTRGRKKFKTVKLQKFYAKAGLPPDLDGIPKAKGIINGHYMLDEGDSYKFDNLRERSNSPPGYGRLDFPTTQERFDDKQKSQEIIFRKTRERFIEATCTNIPTYERGYIFKSDHLNQLVDDGAIEWNEEELEIFTRK; via the coding sequence ATGAAACTGCGATCCAATTTAAATTCCTTGCTGGAACTGGATCTAAATGGCCTGATTGCTGTTCAAAGAGATATTACGCGATTGATAGAGTTAAAAGTAGATGAATTACAATCgaatacaaaaaagaatccCGTAAACAGGAACTGTGCTGGTCAGAAATCCTCACAAAAGAATGCGACTTTTGAGAACAAGGAGAACGTCGAGTTCCAAGAAACAATTGTGGGGGAGAGTGACTATTGGGATTCTCAGGATTATATCTTGACGCAGTTCGATAATAAAGCAAGAGAGAAGTCACCACGAAAACCTTATAATGAGCAAcagattttgcaaattgcAAGCAGTCAAGAGGcatttaaaaaaactgaCCTCAGTTCTCCTCTAAAGGAATCGCAGCCTTTGGAAGATTCAGTCAAATTATGCATGGGCAAGAACCTAAACAACAAGGGCAATGCTATAACATTAACAGCTGGTCCAAAGTTTGACcattatcaaaatttgctaaatgaaaataatacCAATTGCAACAATCACTGTTTGGCGGGTTCCAGCACCTCAGTAAAGGATAAGAATATAGATTCAGAAGTACCGAAGAGAGAGTTTATTGAGCACATTAGCTTCAATAAACATCCATTGAATAAGAGAGCTTGGATATTAGAAGACTTCAAAAGAAACGAAAACGCAAATTTAGGGACAAGAGGACGAAAGAAGTTCAAAACAGTTAAACTGCAGAAGTTTTATGCTAAAGCAGGTCTGCCGCCTGATCTCGATGGCATACCGAAAGCAAAAGGAATAATCAACGGACACTACATGTTAGATGAAGGTGATAGCTACAAGTTCGATAATTTAAGAGAAAGGTCTAACTCTCCCCCTGGTTACGGAAGGCTAGATTTTCCCACCACCCAAGAAAGATTTGATGATAAGCAAAAATCGCAGGAAATTATATTCCGAAAGACAAGAGAGAGATTTATTGAAGCAACATGTACCAACATTCCTACATATGAAAGGggatatatttttaagAGCGATCATCTAAATCAACTTGTTGACGACGGCGCAATTGAGTGGAATGAGGAAgaacttgaaatttttacaagaaaatga
- the AGC1 gene encoding citrin (similar to Saccharomyces cerevisiae AGC1 (YPR021C); ancestral locus Anc_8.129), which yields MEQVNSLNGKKIQQLEIFTKFASALVEEQQKLQDPYCYISNDKEELAAGGPSQRALVERIQEKHKEDEMDSAQLILRYDDFVNLITSSKRLYSKFTDHSFNLNQISQNAFGCIFFAIDENNKGYLTLNDWFHFNNLLENDNYHLIILYEFFRKFDVERIKAKKEKVIEWAKRRSLPSAGLSADDIRVKSINYDNKFLSFDDLFLNLKQFKETINLLHESVQDEFAKKNNLFLDWNTLKFLKFYECSPYGNKEGPHLSLNSIVTILQNDLKNEKLFLGFDKLSHIDPCRNCFTLSKNQLVYLLKLFYSHRIPADVFESLNLTNTNLIKSHNNSIAFNVFKDIFYLFQNFDLLNQALIKNATMNDYSERDLREGVISKSDFMSILNTQYNRVNNINEFSPSQINLLFSIVGNAKENNKIQKLRMHHQDSRIEDFIQNEYAHGISGHEKRLESFNSNYQELAAGFDQDCSVKNSPSYTSNGVFSFLSSKQDNSQVTYNLTTEDFMKILNPNYLNDLVHQMELHRIQQASLYTNYYFYPIFDSIYNFSLGSIAGCIGATVVYPIDLVKTRLQTQRSVTQYKNSIDCFVKIFSREGIRGLYSGLGPQLMGVAPEKAIKLTVNDYMRKTLGDKSGKLSLTQEIASGASAGACQVVFTNPLEIVKIRLQVRSEYVTENIGKSQETAFEIVKKLGFTGLYRGICACLMRDVPFSAIYFPTYAHIKRDIFNFDPQDDTKRSRLKTWELLLAGGLAGMPSAFLTTPFDVIKTRLQVDPRKGETPYGGILHAAKTILKEESFRSFFKGGAARVLRSSPQFGFTLAAYELFKGLLPLPDDRNIESLEADDEIPTVTNSFTSFFSDLSLSSHPTSYMPTQPEFFSPIVDPYSTNYLNYYYKSCQVAKLFIDLDNNFSKFDFRVYSKFHDYLKRIGSSKN from the coding sequence ATGGAACAAGTAAACTCGCTCAACGGGAAGAAAATCCAGCAGCTCGAAATTTTTACAAAGTTTGCCAGTGCTCTCGTTGAAGAACAGCAAAAGCTACAGGATCCGTATTGTTACATTAGCAATGATAAGGAAGAGCTAGCGGCAGGTGGACCTTCTCAAAGGGCTTTAGTAGAAAGAATACAAGAAAAACATAAGGAGGATGAAATGGATTCGGCGCAACTGATTTTAAGGTACGATGACTTCGTAAACTTAATCACAAGCTCTAAAAGACTTTATTCGAAGTTTACGGACCActcattcaatttgaatcaGATATCGCAAAATGCCTTCGGCTGTATCTTCTTCGCGATTGACGAGAATAATAAAGGATACTTGACGTTGAATGACTGGTTTCATTTCAATAATTTGCTAGAGAACGATAATTACCACCTTATAATTCTttatgaatttttcagaaagtTTGATGTGGAAAGAATAAAAgcaaagaaggaaaaagtCATAGAATGGGCAAAGCGTAGATCGTTACCTTCAGCAGGACTGAGCGCAGATGATATTCGAGTCAAATCGATCAATTACgataataaatttttaaGTTTTGATGACCTTTTTCTCAACCTGAAGCAGTTCAAAGAGACTATCAATCTCTTGCATGAATCTGTCCAGGATGAATTTGCcaagaaaaacaatttatttttggattGGAATACTCTTAAATTTTTAAAGTTTTATGAGTGCTCTCCGTATGGTAATAAAGAAGGACCGCATTTGAGTTTGAATTCGATAGTAACAATCCTTCAAAATGACCtcaagaatgaaaaattgtttttagGGTTTGATAAGCTTTCCCATATTGATCCATGCAGAAACTGCTTCACTTTGAGTAAAAACCAATTGGTTTATCTTCTGAAGCTTTTCTACTCGCATAGAATCCCAGCTGACGTTTTCGAATCGTTGAATCTCACAAATACAAATTTAATAAAATCTCATAATAACTCCATCGCATtcaatgttttcaaagacatATTCTATTtgttccaaaattttgatttgctAAATCAAGCTTTGATAAAGAATGCGACGATGAATGATTATTCAGAACGTGATTTAAGAGAAGGGGTCATTAGCAAATCCGATTTTATGTCAATATTGAACACACAGTACAATAGGGTAAACAATATAAACGAATTTTCCCCATCACAAATCAACCTTCTCTTCTCCATCGTTGGCAATGCAAAGGAGAATAAcaagattcaaaaactAAGAATGCATCACCAAGACTCCCGCATAGAGGACTTTATACAAAATGAATATGCTCACGGAATCAGTGGTCATGAAAAGAGGTTGGAGTCCTTCAATAGCAACTATCAGGAACTTGCTGCGGGGTTTGATCAAGATTGCTCGGTAAAAAATTCACCATCATACACGTCTAATGGTGTCTTCAGCTTTCTTTCCAGCAAACAAGATAATTCTCAAGTGACTTATAATTTGACTACAGAGGACTTTatgaaaatcttgaatcCTAATTATTTAAACGATTTGGTTCATCAGATGGAACTTCACCGAATTCAGCAAGCGTCACTATACACCAACTACTACTTCTATCCGATCTTCGATTCTATTTATAATTTCTCTTTGGGTTCTATTGCGGGATGCATTGGAGCCACAGTGGTTTATCCAATAGATTTAGTGAAAACGAGACTTCAAACCCAAAGATCTGTTACTCAGTATAAGAATTCCATCGACTGTTTTGTCAAGATTTTCTCAAGAGAAGGTATCCGGGGCCTGTACTCGGGGCTGGGACCGCAACTGATGGGTGTCGCACCAGAGAAAGCTATCAAATTGACAGTGAATGATTATATGAGAAAAACCTTGGGTGATAAGAGTGGCAAGCTAAGTCTTACACAAGAAATTGCTTCAGGTGCGTCTGCAGGTGCATGTCAAGTCGTGTTCACCAATCCCTTGGAAATTGTCAAAATTCGACTTCAAGTGAGATCTGAATATGTCACCGAGAACATCGGGAAGTCGCAGGAGActgcttttgaaattgtcaAGAAATTGGGATTTACTGGATTATACAGAGGTATATGTGCCTGCCTAATGAGAGATGTTCCTTTTTCAGCTATATATTTTCCAACTTACGCTCACATAAAGCGAGACatcttcaactttgatCCTCAGGATGATACAAAGAGAAGCCGTCTTAAAACGTGGGAACTATTGTTGGCGGGTGGACTTGCAGGAATGCCGAGTGCCTTCTTAACAACTCCCTTCGATGTGATCAAAACCAGATTACAAGTAGATCCTCGTAAGGGTGAAACTCCTTATGGGGGGATATTGCACGCAGCAAAGACAATATTAAAAGAGGAGAGTTTTCgaagttttttcaaaggtGGAGCTGCCCGTGTCCTGAGAAGCTCTCCCCAGTTTGGTTTCACATTGGCAGCTTATGAGCTATTTAAGGGATTACTTCCACTTCCAGATGACAGAAACATTGAATCTTTGGAGGCAGATGATGAGATCCCTACGGTCACGAATTCATTTACATCATTTTTTAGTGACCTAAGCCTTTCATCGCATCCGACCTCGTATATGCCAACACAACCGGAGTTTTTCAGCCCGATTGTCGATCCATACAGCACCAATTACCTGAATTATTACTATAAGAGTTGTCAAGTGGCGAAGTTATTTATTGACCTGGATAATAACTTCTCAAAATTCGATTTTAGGGTGTATTCAAAGTTCCATGACTATCTGAAAAGAATTGGTTCCTCCAAGAATTAA
- the BUD13 gene encoding Bud13p (similar to Saccharomyces cerevisiae BUD13 (YGL174W); ancestral locus Anc_8.127), whose amino-acid sequence MSLHSYLNDVYGPGTQEKKRKKKDKNKNSKKESKSYLNITESAQTIFPNSTAEASYGIKNKKKGDKNIWKNLDTNEVVTENQGIQNLPTEGQLSSGAYAGLQSAEDIDKQIKRKELLDGKMSSRQYEGSTTVFRDEKGRKVNDYGNYMKKEIRDEELREAVKRQEIVQLNMGELQLYMKNGSKSQPTQDTKKKQLEFEDPASMFDPKSNTRNVKMSALGRRLYEKLYPMNRFEITPGWRWDGVDRSNGFEKKWFAKQNELVEKKVQGYTLQEDY is encoded by the coding sequence ATGTCACTGCATAGCTATTTAAATGACGTTTATGGACCAGGAACtcaagagaagaaaaggaagaagaaggacaagaataaaaactcaaagaaagagagTAAAAGCTATTTAAACATAACAGAGAGTGCGCAAACCATATTCCCCAACAGTACCGCTGAAGCTAGTTATGGAATTaaaaataagaagaaaggCGACAAgaatatctggaaaaacCTAGATACTAATGAAGTTGTGACCGAAAATCAGGGTATACAAAACCTCCCTACTGAGGGTCAGCTCTCTTCAGGTGCATATGCTGGCTTGCAGTCCGCTGAAGACATCGATAagcaaatcaaaagaaaagaattgcTGGATGGAAAGATGAGCTCTCGTCAATATGAGGGATCCACGACTGTATTTAGAGATGAGAAGGGTAGGAAGGTTAACGATTATGGTAATtatatgaaaaaggaaatacGAGATGAAGAGCTGCGGGAAGCTGTGAAGAGGCAGGAAATTGTACAATTGAACATGGGTGAATTACAGCTTTATATGAAGAACGGTTCCAAATCACAGCCAACGCAAGAtacgaagaagaaacagTTGGAATTTGAAGACCCTGCTTCTATGTTCGATCCAAAATCGAATACGAGGAATGTGAAAATGTCTGCTTTGGGTAGGCGGCTTTATGAAAAGCTATATCCGATGAATAGGTTCGAAATTACTCCAGGCTGGAGGTGGGATGGAGTTGACAGATCTAACGggtttgaaaagaaatggtTCGCTAAGCAAAACGAgcttgttgaaaaaaaggttcaGGGTTACACATTACAGGAGGATTACTGA